Part of the Odocoileus virginianus isolate 20LAN1187 ecotype Illinois chromosome 9, Ovbor_1.2, whole genome shotgun sequence genome, CAGCCCGGCCCTGGAGCCCTTGAGGTTCCGGCAATGGTACCTGCGGTCGCTGAACCACTTGCGCACCTCCCGGGTGCTGAGACCCGTCACTTTGGTCAGATGCTCCACTTCGCTCTGCCCTGGGAACTGGTTCCGACAGAAGCTCCCTTTCAGAGCTGACAGCTGTTCGTGAGACTTCTTGTTTTTGTAGATGCTGGCATCAAGGAAGGCTTGGGAGGTGATGCTGGGGCAGGCCGTGAGGAGGGACTGGGCGGCGTTCACCACCTTCACAGCCGATGTTGTATTTGAACACACGGTGTTAATGGGCGCAACAGTGGGCGGCTTGGGGACAGAGGTAACTGCCAGGGGTAGAGAGGAGCTGGGGGCCTGCAGCCCGTTGGCCATCAGAGGCTGAGTGACCAGAAGTCCCCCCGCTGCACCCTCTGGCTGCCCCACCACGTGCCCGGGCAGAGCGGCCTGGATGAGGTGCTGGACGTTGCCGCTGCTGGCAACCAGGGGCGTGTTGAGGACTGTGATGGTGGGCTGGGGCACTGACTGGATGacggtgttgaacatctttttccGGGCGTCCTCAATCTCCTCTGGGGACCAGCTGATGCCCTGCTTCAGCCTCTGGGCAGTGAACCAGATCTTGAGCTGTTCCTCCGGGTACTTGGTGACCACAGTCAAATAGCAGAGCTCGGCTTTGGTCGGGTAGGGGAACTTGTGGAAGGAGTTCTTCAGAAAGCTGTTGGAGTCCATGGCCGCATTGTAGGTGGGAATGCTGCTCAGCGGGATCATCACTTTGGGGAGGGACCTGGCggtgggcaggggctgctggGCCTGCGGGGGCGGCTGCTGCAGGGAGAGGAGCTGGGCGATGCCCGCAGGCAGCACCGGCACCGTGCCCAGCAGGGGCCCGTTGGCCGAGTGGGGGGGCTTTGCGGGGTTGGTTGAGGCCTGGCTGGCGGGGGCCACCCCGTTGACAAAGGCATGGTCCCCCTCTTTCACCTCTGTGTCCCCAGCTGGAGGGTTTGGTAAGGCCTCCCCGGTGGGCTGGTTGGGCACATTCTCCTTGAGCGTGTGGATCTTTTTGGCCTCGGCTTTGCCTTTCATTATCTTCATGATTGGAGTCTTGGTGATGATGATTTCTGCCTGTCCATCCGTCCCCTCCACGTTTGGCTCCCCCGACGGGTCGGGAGGGCTGGCACCCTCAGGGACACTCTGCTCCACGACCACGTGATTGTCTGGCTTGGCCACGTTCCACACAAAGCTGGCTTCTCCCGAGTGACACTTGGCGTTGTGCAGAGAAAGCCCCTCGGGAGTTTTTGCCAGAAAGCTGCATTCAGTGCATACAAAACTTGGGTCTTTGTTAAAGTCTGTGTGCTCTGAGCTCAGATGTCCCACAAACTGGGTTATGTCCTGGGATCTGAAGTCACAGTATTTACAGGCAAACGCGTAGCCATCCAAGGTGCTCCGGTGCCCGTTGGCCAGCAAGGGGATGTCAGGACCACTGGCGCTCTGGGTGGCCTCGGTGCTGGTGGTGGGCACTTCTGGGGGTGGCTCCTGGGGGGGCCCCTCGGGCCCAGGCTCGGCAGGCGGGGCCTCTGCGCTGGAGCCGGGCAGCACCACAGTCTTCACGGGGATCATGCACGGGGTGGTGGACTTCCTCTTGCTGGCCATGACGACCGTCGTGCTGAGTGATCGGTGGGTGACAGCTCCTCCTGCCAGGGGTCTCACAGCATGGCTTCCAGCTGCTCCATGAGGCCCAAAGGAACAGCTTCCGAGGGCTTCTTCAGTGGTTGGCAGAAAGCAGGTTTTCCCTGTTAAACctggggaggaaaaaagagaggtgAGGCTCTCCCGAGCTGTGTGTGTATCCCCGATTCCCAGACACACTCTGCTGCTTGCCTCCAGTCACCCGGGCCTTCTCCCAAGGAAGGCAACAGCACCTTGGATGGAACGTTCCAGTTGGGAGCCCCTCAAGCACAAAACAGCGCCCAGAAGAGTGATGTGGTTCACCCCGACACCAGGGGCAGGCTTCAGCCATGCGCTTCTGTTCTGTGTTTCCCTCTGTTTGCATGCATAAAATAACTCGGACTCgaaaacgacaacaacaaaaataatcctCTTCTGGACCTCCAAGTGAATTCTGGCCACGTCAGAGCGAGAACAAAAGATCCTAGTGTAATTCTTGTTTAAATGTTTGGGCCAacaagggttttcttttcatagcCTTCCCACACACGAGCACAGGACGCCGCCTCTGCCTCTCCAGCGCCAAGCCCAGAGGCCACGTCGTGGCAGCATGTGTCCCGGGGAGAGGGCGCTGCTGCCCGGGGCCGAGCTCTGGGGACCGGCCTGCCCTGCCCTGTCACCCTGGCTCCAGGCTGTGGGAGAGGGACCACCTCAGAGTCACTGGTTGTACCCCGGACTCCTGGTGCTCAGGTAAAGCCCAAGCTCGGAGGGTCAGAGGATCCAAAGACGTGGTTTGTGGCCCCGTGACTGTACCTCTCTCCCTGGGGCGGCGGCCCCATGAGTGGCTTCACCTTGGGTGTGCGTGCGACCCGTGACCTTGTATTGggcttgctttttatttcttctggtgcctttattgtttcttaaaaaaaaaaaaacccaaccctgAAAGCTTTGatccatttgaaatttatttcaaaagctgagatgatttatttatatgtgaaatactACTAATTCTTTCATGAGATGCCAGGAGAAAATTTTCTGTGATGTCTATTATTGATATTAACGTACCACCACAATCATCATTACCTTTCTTTTAGCAAATTACAATGCTGATAATGACTAAAATAATGGTTATTCTAATACCAGAATCCTATTATCATCAGTGTTTAGAtttgatataaaaatgtaaaaacaaggTAAAATATCTCCATGTAAATTCTTAATAAATAGACATagcaactctgggagaaggcgagggtgggatatttcaggagaacagcattgaaacatgtatattatctagggtgaaacggataaccagctcaggttgggtacatgagacaagtgctcgggcctggtgcactgggaagacccagagggatcgggtggagagggaggagggaggggggactgggatggggagtatatgtaaatccatggctaattcatatcaatgtatagcaaaaactactgtaatgatgtaaagtaattagcctccaactaataaaaattaaaaaaaaaaaacaaaaaacattgacCTTTGAAAGAGATACAGATTTATAGGTTCTTTAGAATGAAGTGGGGGAAAAACAGCTGATGGGTAGGTCTTTGAAACAGAACAAAATTGGGATACTTAAAATCTATTtgcatatgtctttttaaaatttttgattggaggataattgctttgcagtattatgttggtttctgccatacatcaacatgaatcagtcatgttcctcccatttcccaccccattccacccctctgggttatcacgagcaccaggtttgagctcc contains:
- the ZHX3 gene encoding zinc fingers and homeoboxes protein 3 encodes the protein MASKRKSTTPCMIPVKTVVLPGSSAEAPPAEPGPEGPPQEPPPEVPTTSTEATQSASGPDIPLLANGHRSTLDGYAFACKYCDFRSQDITQFVGHLSSEHTDFNKDPSFVCTECSFLAKTPEGLSLHNAKCHSGEASFVWNVAKPDNHVVVEQSVPEGASPPDPSGEPNVEGTDGQAEIIITKTPIMKIMKGKAEAKKIHTLKENVPNQPTGEALPNPPAGDTEVKEGDHAFVNGVAPASQASTNPAKPPHSANGPLLGTVPVLPAGIAQLLSLQQPPPQAQQPLPTARSLPKVMIPLSSIPTYNAAMDSNSFLKNSFHKFPYPTKAELCYLTVVTKYPEEQLKIWFTAQRLKQGISWSPEEIEDARKKMFNTVIQSVPQPTITVLNTPLVASSGNVQHLIQAALPGHVVGQPEGAAGGLLVTQPLMANGLQAPSSSLPLAVTSVPKPPTVAPINTVCSNTTSAVKVVNAAQSLLTACPSITSQAFLDASIYKNKKSHEQLSALKGSFCRNQFPGQSEVEHLTKVTGLSTREVRKWFSDRRYHCRNLKGSRAGLPGEHGTLLVDPVPEAPFSPSCKAPEVTCLPTAATLATPSSAKRQSWHQTPDFTPTKYKERAPEQLRALESSFAQNPLPLDEELDRLRTETKMTRREIDGWFSERRKKVSAEEAKKAEEGASPGEEEAAEDEGEEGLAGENGSPEAPGSHVLAERKVSPIKINLKNLRVTEANGRGELVGLGACEPEDEAPGKLAEQPPGKAGYKKTAQQRHLLRRLFVQTQWPSTQDYDSIMAQTGLPRPEVVRWFGDSRYALKNGQLKWYEDYKRGNFPPGLLVIAPGTRELLQGYYAAHKMLYEQDLQSLCDKTQMSAQQVKQWFAEKMGEETRAVADAGSEGQGPCAGGPAALHKGLGDVCVEASENSESREPSAPEASAEPFDTQTPQAGPQLETD